A region of Rhizorhabdus wittichii RW1 DNA encodes the following proteins:
- a CDS encoding NAD/NADP octopine/nopaline dehydrogenase (PFAM: NAD/NADP octopine/nopaline dehydrogenase; NAD-dependent glycerol-3-phosphate dehydrogenase domain protein) — MRVAVLGGGHGCYAAAVELSEKGHEVWFWRRGAEAFAPVLEKRGIRIRDSRGDREVAIAHPTLSLEEAITSAEVVVIPLPADTHADLAVACAPYWRDGQVAFLPPGTLGSILFAQAARAAGNSADVSFAETGTLPYLVRKHGPAEIVVSAYATRLPTGVFPARNADHAFGLLEQVYPAIERIEDGLSGGLMNAGPIIHPPLILMNAGPLEYFPAWDIHNEGTQPSIRAVTTALDNERIVLREALGYRAPHFPLADHYTLDGDEWMYGNAAHEKLTDSGDWREKIDLKTHRYMREDTALGLSMLVSIGRWLGVETPVASGLLAMASAITGEDLYAAGRTLESLGLDTLDRNAMKDFLHDGI; from the coding sequence ATGCGTGTCGCGGTATTGGGCGGGGGACATGGCTGCTACGCGGCGGCGGTTGAACTGAGCGAGAAGGGCCATGAGGTCTGGTTCTGGCGCCGCGGCGCCGAGGCGTTCGCGCCGGTGCTGGAGAAGCGCGGCATCCGCATCCGCGACTCCAGGGGCGACCGCGAGGTCGCGATCGCGCACCCGACGCTGTCGCTGGAGGAGGCGATCACCTCGGCCGAGGTCGTCGTGATCCCGCTGCCGGCCGACACCCATGCGGACCTGGCCGTCGCCTGCGCGCCTTATTGGCGTGACGGGCAGGTCGCCTTCCTGCCGCCGGGCACCCTCGGCTCGATCCTGTTCGCGCAGGCGGCGCGCGCGGCCGGCAACAGCGCCGACGTCAGCTTCGCCGAGACCGGCACCTTGCCCTATCTGGTGCGCAAGCACGGTCCGGCCGAGATCGTCGTCAGCGCCTATGCCACCCGCCTGCCGACCGGCGTGTTCCCGGCGCGCAACGCCGACCATGCCTTCGGGCTGCTCGAACAGGTCTATCCGGCGATCGAGCGGATCGAGGACGGGCTGTCGGGCGGGCTGATGAACGCCGGGCCGATCATCCACCCGCCGCTGATCCTGATGAATGCCGGGCCGCTCGAATATTTCCCGGCCTGGGACATCCACAACGAAGGCACCCAGCCGTCGATCCGCGCCGTCACCACCGCGCTCGACAATGAGCGGATCGTGCTGCGCGAGGCGCTCGGCTATCGCGCGCCGCACTTCCCGCTCGCCGATCACTACACCCTCGACGGCGACGAATGGATGTACGGCAACGCCGCGCACGAGAAGCTGACCGACAGCGGCGACTGGCGCGAGAAGATCGATCTCAAGACGCATCGCTACATGCGCGAGGATACCGCGCTCGGCCTGTCGATGCTGGTGTCGATCGGCCGCTGGCTGGGCGTCGAGACCCCGGTCGCCTCCGGCCTGCTCGCCATGGCGTCGGCGATCACCGGCGAGGACCTCTATGCCGCCGGCCGCACGCTCGAAAGCCTCGGGCTCGACACGCTCGACCGCAACGCGATGAAGGATTTCCTGCATGACGGCATCTGA
- a CDS encoding short-chain dehydrogenase/reductase SDR (PFAM: short-chain dehydrogenase/reductase SDR; KR), with translation MTQGNGGDVVLVTGGASGLGAAIARGMHERGFRVGIGDLDAAAASALAAELDPSGATAIGIALDVREQASFEAARDALTARWGSVEGLVNNAAATAARPVLDITPDEFDAVMAVNARGTFVGSQVFGRVFKAQGYGRIVNLASLAGQNGGTATGAHYAASKGAILTLTKVFARDLAAFGVTANAIAPGPLDSPMVHRTISEEAMPRFLENIPVRQLGTPAFIADIAARLCARDAGFVTGATWDINGGLFMR, from the coding sequence ATGACGCAGGGCAACGGCGGCGACGTCGTCCTCGTCACCGGCGGCGCGAGCGGCCTGGGCGCGGCGATCGCGCGCGGGATGCACGAGCGCGGCTTCCGGGTCGGCATCGGCGATCTCGATGCCGCCGCCGCTTCGGCGCTGGCGGCCGAGCTCGACCCGAGCGGGGCGACCGCGATCGGCATCGCCCTCGACGTGCGCGAGCAGGCCTCGTTCGAGGCGGCCCGCGACGCGCTGACGGCGCGCTGGGGATCCGTCGAAGGGCTGGTCAACAACGCCGCCGCCACCGCCGCCAGGCCGGTGCTCGACATCACCCCCGACGAGTTCGACGCGGTGATGGCGGTCAACGCGCGCGGCACCTTCGTCGGGTCGCAGGTGTTCGGCCGGGTGTTCAAGGCGCAGGGCTATGGCCGCATCGTCAACCTCGCCTCGCTCGCGGGGCAGAATGGCGGGACGGCGACGGGCGCGCATTATGCCGCGTCGAAGGGCGCGATCCTGACCCTGACCAAGGTGTTCGCGCGCGACCTCGCCGCCTTCGGCGTCACCGCCAACGCGATCGCGCCGGGGCCGCTCGATTCGCCGATGGTCCACCGCACCATCTCCGAAGAGGCGATGCCGCGCTTCCTGGAGAATATCCCGGTCCGCCAGCTCGGCACGCCCGCCTTCATCGCCGACATCGCCGCGCGCCTGTGCGCCCGCGACGCCGGCTTCGTGACCGGCGCCACCTGGGACATCAATGGCGGCCTCTTCATGCGCTGA
- a CDS encoding aromatic-ring-hydroxylating dioxygenase, beta subunit (PFAM: aromatic-ring-hydroxylating dioxygenase, beta subunit) → MSTIAEPLNRSDAAAAPSLQDAIQFVWAEADMLDRLDYKAWLPLWTEDGRYIVPTERDISDYDDRLNILNDDAEMRQARVKRLLSGFSMSSAPPARTVRTVSRFVPVVVEDGAITLRAAMIMVEYKYERMRTMAADVVYRIVSTADGLKLDRKIVTLVNCDDYQHGIGYLL, encoded by the coding sequence GTGAGCACGATCGCTGAACCCCTGAACCGTTCCGACGCGGCGGCGGCGCCGTCGCTGCAGGACGCGATCCAGTTCGTCTGGGCCGAGGCCGACATGCTCGACCGGCTCGACTACAAGGCCTGGCTGCCGCTGTGGACCGAGGACGGCCGCTACATCGTCCCGACCGAGCGCGACATCAGCGACTATGACGACCGGCTCAACATCCTCAACGACGATGCCGAGATGCGGCAGGCGCGCGTCAAGCGGCTGTTGTCGGGCTTCTCGATGTCGTCGGCGCCGCCGGCCCGCACCGTCCGCACCGTCTCGCGCTTCGTGCCGGTCGTGGTCGAGGACGGCGCGATCACGCTGCGCGCGGCGATGATCATGGTCGAGTATAAATATGAGCGGATGCGCACCATGGCGGCCGACGTCGTCTACCGTATCGTCTCGACCGCCGACGGGCTGAAGCTCGACCGGAAGATCGTCACGCTGGTCAATTGCGACGATTACCAGCATGGTATCGGCTATCTTCTCTAA
- a CDS encoding Rieske (2Fe-2S) domain protein (PFAM: ring hydroxylating dioxygenase, alpha subunit; Rieske [2Fe-2S] domain protein): MSSTDFATLVRDDRVLTPMYTDEAIFEEEMDRIFKNTWVWVAHASDVPTGNTFKTSWVGREPVIVTRDKQGKIHTLLNRCRHRAASVCEKRKGKASVFVCPYHGWSYDVDGKLRKVPHISGYGEGLDTDDYGLVSLRTEEYNGMIFATFKDDIQPLVEFLGSAKKWIDLFMKQGGGYGVKTLGEHRFRFPGNWKIQLENTTDAYHFPIVHKTFLDSLDPEAENVFQVLAHGGWVEDLGNGHSVMVMIPDLIDLEDNLDAPIPQRFEELAKELAAEGMPDDQVRRVVRAVGGSGFNLNLFPNVACSMAFFRVLRPIEVDETEIMHVAIGMDGGPDAANRMRLRLHEHFQGPMGFGTPDDAEGWERVQRGARAGQDLWVMVNRGVDAPEGVAAPGHNAGDVSAETGMRAAYQMWKRMMTA; this comes from the coding sequence ATGAGCAGCACAGACTTCGCCACCCTGGTGCGGGACGATCGTGTCCTGACGCCGATGTACACCGACGAGGCCATCTTCGAGGAGGAGATGGACCGGATCTTCAAGAACACCTGGGTCTGGGTGGCGCACGCCAGCGACGTGCCGACCGGCAACACCTTCAAGACCTCCTGGGTCGGCCGCGAGCCGGTGATCGTCACCCGCGACAAGCAGGGCAAGATCCACACCCTGCTCAACCGCTGCCGCCACCGCGCCGCCAGCGTGTGCGAGAAGCGCAAGGGCAAGGCCAGCGTGTTCGTCTGCCCCTATCATGGCTGGAGCTATGACGTGGACGGCAAGCTCCGCAAGGTGCCGCACATCAGCGGCTATGGCGAGGGGCTCGACACCGACGACTACGGCCTCGTGTCGCTGCGCACCGAAGAATATAACGGGATGATCTTCGCCACCTTCAAGGACGACATCCAGCCGCTGGTCGAGTTCCTCGGCTCGGCGAAGAAGTGGATCGACCTGTTCATGAAGCAGGGCGGCGGCTACGGCGTGAAGACGCTGGGCGAGCATCGCTTCCGCTTCCCCGGCAACTGGAAGATCCAGCTCGAGAACACCACCGACGCCTATCACTTCCCGATCGTCCACAAGACCTTCCTCGACTCGCTCGATCCGGAAGCGGAGAACGTCTTCCAGGTGCTGGCGCATGGCGGCTGGGTCGAGGATCTGGGCAACGGCCACAGCGTGATGGTCATGATCCCCGACCTGATCGACCTCGAGGACAATCTCGACGCGCCGATCCCGCAGCGTTTCGAGGAACTGGCGAAGGAACTGGCGGCCGAGGGCATGCCCGACGACCAGGTGCGCCGCGTCGTCCGCGCCGTCGGCGGCTCGGGCTTCAACCTGAACCTGTTCCCCAACGTCGCCTGCTCGATGGCCTTCTTCCGCGTGCTGCGGCCGATCGAGGTCGACGAGACCGAGATCATGCACGTCGCGATCGGCATGGACGGCGGCCCGGATGCGGCGAACCGCATGCGGCTGCGCCTGCACGAGCATTTCCAGGGCCCGATGGGCTTCGGCACCCCCGACGATGCCGAGGGCTGGGAGCGCGTCCAGCGCGGCGCGCGCGCGGGCCAGGACCTGTGGGTCATGGTCAATCGCGGTGTCGACGCGCCCGAGGGCGTCGCCGCCCCGGGGCATAATGCCGGTGACGTCAGCGCCGAGACCGGCATGCGCGCCGCCTATCAGATGTGGAAGAGGATGATGACCGCGTGA
- a CDS encoding major facilitator superfamily MFS_1 (PFAM: major facilitator superfamily MFS_1) produces the protein MQPDERRGWYVVILCMTAYIFSFIDRQILALLIAPIQADLGITDTQFGLLHGLAFSLFYATMGIPVASLSDRASRPLIIAIGVAFWSAATMACGLARSFLSLFLARICVGAGEAALSPATYSLISNLFPREKLGRAVAVYSLGSFLGSGIAFLAGGAVIAMVSGSDGITLAGIAFRPWHLAFLIVGAPGVLLAAIIFLTVREPLPPAARAGAADHPSLKAVLAFLARERAIFVPHMLGYTFAAMALFSLLGWSPAYLMRVHGVDPAASGLWLGVVTVVAGGGGVLASGWIMDRLASRGVADSPFRTGIIGALGTMLPAAALPFAPSFGAGMALLAVALFFASFPMPPSTAVMQIVAPAAMRSRVAAIFLCSNSLIGLTLGSLLVGLLNDHVFAGKAAVGSSLGIVVAGASIVAAGLLAFGCRPYADTLAHRPAHGAA, from the coding sequence ATGCAGCCGGACGAACGACGGGGATGGTATGTCGTCATCCTGTGCATGACGGCCTATATCTTCTCGTTCATCGACCGGCAGATCCTCGCCCTGCTGATCGCCCCGATCCAGGCCGACCTCGGCATCACCGACACCCAGTTCGGCCTGCTCCACGGCCTCGCCTTCTCGCTGTTCTACGCGACGATGGGCATTCCGGTCGCCAGCCTGTCGGACCGCGCCTCGCGCCCGCTGATCATCGCGATCGGCGTCGCCTTCTGGAGCGCGGCGACGATGGCCTGCGGGCTGGCGCGCAGCTTCCTGTCGCTGTTCCTCGCGCGGATCTGCGTCGGCGCAGGCGAGGCGGCGCTGTCGCCCGCCACCTATTCGCTGATCAGCAACCTCTTCCCGCGCGAGAAGCTGGGTCGCGCGGTCGCGGTCTATTCGCTCGGCTCCTTCCTCGGATCGGGCATCGCCTTCCTCGCCGGCGGCGCGGTGATCGCGATGGTCAGCGGCAGCGACGGCATCACCCTCGCCGGCATCGCCTTCCGGCCATGGCACCTCGCCTTCCTGATCGTCGGCGCGCCGGGCGTGCTGCTCGCGGCGATCATCTTCCTGACGGTCCGCGAGCCGCTGCCGCCCGCCGCCCGCGCGGGCGCAGCCGACCATCCCTCGCTGAAGGCGGTGCTCGCCTTCCTGGCGCGCGAGCGGGCGATCTTCGTGCCGCACATGCTGGGCTATACCTTCGCGGCGATGGCGCTGTTCTCGCTGCTCGGCTGGTCGCCCGCCTATCTGATGCGCGTCCATGGCGTCGATCCCGCCGCCTCGGGGCTATGGCTGGGCGTCGTCACCGTCGTCGCGGGCGGCGGCGGCGTGCTCGCCAGCGGCTGGATCATGGATCGGCTCGCCAGCCGCGGCGTCGCGGATTCGCCGTTCCGCACCGGCATCATCGGGGCGCTGGGGACGATGCTGCCCGCCGCCGCCCTGCCCTTCGCGCCGTCCTTCGGGGCGGGGATGGCGCTGCTCGCGGTCGCGCTGTTCTTCGCCTCCTTCCCGATGCCGCCGTCGACCGCCGTCATGCAGATCGTCGCGCCGGCCGCGATGCGGTCGCGGGTCGCGGCGATCTTCCTGTGCAGCAATTCGCTGATCGGCCTGACGCTCGGATCGCTGCTGGTCGGCCTGCTCAACGACCATGTGTTCGCCGGCAAGGCGGCGGTCGGCAGCTCGCTCGGCATCGTCGTCGCGGGCGCCTCGATCGTCGCGGCGGGGTTGCTGGCGTTCGGATGCCGGCCCTATGCGGATACGCTCGCGCACCGGCCGGCCCATGGCGCGGCCTGA
- a CDS encoding 3-hydroxyacyl-CoA dehydrogenase (PFAM: 3-hydroxyacyl-CoA dehydrogenase domain protein; 3-hydroxyacyl-CoA dehydrogenase, NAD-binding), with product MTASEPLRIGAVGAGRMGRGIAVAFALAGHAVVLIDVKPRDAEAAERLAAEALREIGQDFAFLKSVGAMDEGAVAAALGRVSFADRGAAPAAIAACDLLFEGVPETVDAKRDCFAFVGQHARDDAIIASTTSTIDADTLAPLVRGPHRFLNAHWLNPAYLMPLVEVSPSADTAPEILARLREILTAIGKVPVTCRTSPGYIVPRIQALAMNEAARMAEEGVASPEDIDTAIRVGFGLRFAVLGLLEFIDWGGGDILHHASAFLSETIDAGRFAAPAIIGENMAQARRGLRDGAGFYDYDGVDVGAYRSGRLADFVALLRQRGLMPKFADSED from the coding sequence ATGACGGCATCTGAGCCGCTCAGGATCGGCGCGGTCGGCGCGGGGCGGATGGGGCGCGGCATCGCCGTCGCCTTCGCGCTGGCCGGCCATGCGGTCGTCCTGATCGACGTCAAGCCGCGCGACGCCGAGGCCGCCGAACGGCTCGCGGCCGAGGCGTTGCGCGAGATCGGGCAGGATTTCGCCTTCCTGAAGTCGGTCGGCGCGATGGACGAAGGCGCGGTCGCCGCCGCGCTCGGCCGCGTCAGCTTCGCCGATCGAGGGGCCGCCCCGGCGGCGATCGCGGCGTGCGACCTGCTGTTCGAGGGCGTTCCCGAGACGGTCGACGCCAAGCGCGACTGCTTCGCCTTCGTCGGCCAGCATGCCCGCGACGACGCGATCATCGCCTCGACCACCTCGACGATCGACGCCGATACGCTGGCGCCGCTGGTCAGGGGGCCGCACCGCTTCCTCAACGCGCACTGGCTCAACCCCGCCTATCTGATGCCGCTGGTCGAGGTGTCGCCCTCGGCCGACACCGCGCCCGAGATATTGGCGCGGCTCCGCGAGATACTGACCGCGATCGGCAAGGTGCCCGTCACCTGCCGCACCTCGCCCGGCTATATCGTGCCGCGCATCCAGGCGCTGGCGATGAACGAGGCCGCGCGGATGGCGGAGGAGGGCGTCGCCTCGCCCGAGGATATCGACACCGCGATCCGGGTCGGTTTCGGGCTGCGCTTCGCGGTGCTCGGCCTGCTCGAGTTCATCGACTGGGGCGGGGGCGACATCCTCCACCATGCCAGCGCCTTCCTGTCGGAGACAATCGACGCCGGCCGCTTCGCCGCTCCCGCGATCATCGGCGAGAACATGGCGCAGGCGCGGCGGGGGCTGCGCGACGGGGCGGGCTTCTACGACTATGACGGTGTCGACGTCGGCGCCTATCGCAGCGGCCGGCTCGCCGATTTCGTCGCGCTGCTGCGCCAGCGCGGCCTGATGCCGAAATTCGCCGATAGCGAGGATTGA
- a CDS encoding 2-keto-4-pentenoate hydratase-like protein, whose product MTEGSGFTSNPERQQARSMSVETQAAKFVEARSAAIGFPDYPGPLPADLDQAYAVQSAEIGQWADRIAGWKVGRIAPPLVETFGEDRFVGPIFAATVLSAGAANDFAAIENGFSAFEAELVIVASADAPAGKTDWTADEAADLAGAMHIAVEVAGGPFAAANDLGPLTTIASFGGNNGLILGAGIADWRALSFDAIRCTTTIDGAVAGEAAASAIPGTPIAALAFALARTARMGRSIRKGDLISTGAITGVHVVRIGQRCTADFGAFGAIACTVVKAAPRG is encoded by the coding sequence ATGACGGAAGGATCGGGGTTTACATCGAATCCGGAAAGGCAGCAGGCGAGGTCCATGAGCGTCGAAACACAGGCGGCGAAATTCGTCGAGGCCCGCAGCGCGGCCATCGGTTTTCCCGATTATCCCGGCCCGCTGCCGGCCGATCTCGACCAGGCCTATGCCGTCCAGTCGGCGGAGATCGGGCAATGGGCCGATCGGATCGCCGGCTGGAAGGTCGGCCGGATCGCGCCGCCGCTGGTCGAGACGTTCGGCGAGGACCGGTTCGTCGGCCCGATCTTCGCCGCCACCGTGCTGAGCGCCGGCGCGGCGAACGACTTCGCCGCGATCGAGAACGGCTTCTCGGCGTTCGAGGCCGAACTGGTGATCGTCGCCTCGGCCGATGCCCCGGCCGGCAAGACCGACTGGACCGCCGACGAGGCGGCCGATCTGGCGGGCGCGATGCACATCGCGGTCGAGGTGGCGGGCGGCCCGTTCGCGGCGGCCAACGATCTCGGCCCGCTCACCACGATCGCCAGCTTCGGGGGCAATAACGGCCTGATCCTCGGGGCCGGTATCGCGGATTGGCGCGCTCTGTCGTTCGATGCGATCCGCTGCACCACCACGATCGACGGCGCGGTGGCGGGGGAGGCGGCGGCCAGCGCGATCCCCGGCACGCCGATCGCGGCGCTCGCCTTCGCGCTTGCCCGCACGGCGCGGATGGGCCGGTCGATCCGCAAGGGCGACCTGATCTCGACCGGCGCGATCACCGGCGTCCATGTCGTCCGCATCGGCCAGCGCTGCACCGCCGATTTCGGCGCGTTCGGCGCGATCGCCTGCACCGTGGTCAAGGCGGCGCCCCGGGGCTGA
- a CDS encoding Acyl-CoA dehydrogenase, type 2, C-terminal domain (PFAM: acyl-CoA dehydrogenase domain protein; Acyl-CoA dehydrogenase, type 2, C-terminal domain) has product MDAKEQVKPEPSDRTAALETLLSAARARRDEFSANQQISADVVEMMKAAGVYRAMVAKRFGGDEKSPAEFLRLIETISQADGSAGWVASFGFSAVYLSALPIETLEAMYANGPDVVFAGGIFPPQKAVPVDGGLEVSGRWSWGSGCTGAEVIGVGIKVEGGGSNGGLPLIAVTPAKNVQIVPNWDVIGMRGTGSHDMVLDKVVVPEAWTFVRGGKSSLDTPLYRYPSMPLAAQVLAVVGLGIARSALDQMIALAGGRTSITGQPTLADRPYVQTDIAKAEAALRSARAFFYEITEEAYATLVAGDELSVETRALLRLASTNAARVGADITLDIYRMAGTTGVFANHWIAHLMQDAQVIPQHAFLADTTWQNAGKVLLGLESPPGYP; this is encoded by the coding sequence ATGGACGCCAAGGAGCAAGTGAAGCCCGAACCGAGCGACCGGACGGCCGCGCTGGAGACGCTGCTGTCGGCGGCGCGCGCGCGCCGCGACGAGTTCAGCGCCAACCAGCAGATCAGCGCCGACGTCGTCGAGATGATGAAGGCGGCCGGCGTCTATCGCGCGATGGTCGCCAAGCGCTTCGGCGGCGACGAGAAATCGCCCGCCGAGTTCCTGCGCCTGATCGAGACGATCTCGCAGGCCGACGGATCGGCCGGCTGGGTCGCCAGCTTCGGCTTCTCGGCGGTCTATCTCTCGGCGCTGCCGATCGAGACGCTCGAGGCGATGTACGCCAACGGCCCCGACGTGGTGTTCGCGGGCGGCATCTTCCCGCCGCAGAAGGCGGTGCCGGTCGACGGCGGGCTCGAAGTGTCGGGCCGCTGGAGCTGGGGCAGCGGCTGCACCGGCGCCGAGGTCATCGGCGTCGGCATCAAGGTCGAGGGCGGCGGATCGAACGGCGGCCTACCGCTGATCGCGGTGACCCCGGCGAAGAACGTCCAGATCGTCCCCAACTGGGACGTCATCGGCATGCGCGGCACCGGCAGCCATGACATGGTGCTCGACAAGGTCGTCGTGCCCGAGGCGTGGACCTTCGTACGCGGCGGCAAGTCGAGCCTCGACACCCCGCTCTATCGCTATCCGTCGATGCCGCTCGCGGCGCAGGTTCTGGCGGTGGTCGGCCTCGGCATCGCGCGCAGCGCGCTCGACCAGATGATCGCCCTGGCCGGCGGGCGGACCTCGATCACCGGCCAGCCGACCCTGGCCGACCGTCCCTATGTCCAGACCGACATCGCCAAGGCGGAGGCGGCGCTGCGATCGGCCCGCGCCTTCTTCTACGAGATCACGGAAGAAGCCTATGCGACGCTGGTCGCGGGCGACGAGCTGAGCGTCGAGACCCGCGCCCTGCTCCGCCTCGCCTCGACCAACGCGGCGCGCGTCGGCGCCGACATCACGCTCGACATCTACCGCATGGCCGGCACGACCGGCGTCTTCGCCAATCACTGGATCGCGCATCTGATGCAGGATGCGCAGGTCATCCCGCAGCATGCCTTCCTCGCCGATACCACCTGGCAGAATGCCGGCAAGGTGCTGCTGGGTCTCGAATCCCCTCCCGGATATCCCTGA
- a CDS encoding FAD linked oxidase domain protein (PFAM: FAD linked oxidase domain protein), producing MTIDALAAIVGAGNAFGPDAVEPRYLDDETGGAAGRPVGLVRPAGVEQVAAVLRHCHAAGQPVVVQGGRTGMTRGGLPRDGELILSLERMAAIEAIDSDAGLMTVGAGCVLEVAQQAAADAGWRLAVDIGARGSCTIGGMIATNAGGTQVLRYGMMRDQVLGLEAVLADGTIISSLGAMLKNNTGYDLKQFFIGSEGTLGIVTRAVLRLRPPAIGRQTALCAVADYAAAVRLLARLERAMPGQLSAYELMWSDFFGAACVASGQGYPFDAAHELVVLVETESGDDEALAAALEESFADGTVRDALVARSERDHQRFWRFRDAVGELVGAMAIVEPFDVSAPIGAIGGLVTELRARLASEVPGSRPICFGHIADGNLHLALELAEEAQRPVAEAIVYDAVRAAGGSVSAEHGIGILKRAWLGHSRSAAEIAMMRTIRAALDPKGILNRGRIF from the coding sequence ATGACCATCGACGCGCTCGCCGCCATCGTCGGCGCCGGCAACGCCTTCGGGCCCGACGCGGTCGAGCCCCGCTATCTCGACGACGAGACCGGCGGCGCGGCGGGGCGACCCGTCGGGCTGGTCCGCCCCGCCGGGGTCGAGCAGGTCGCGGCGGTGCTGCGGCATTGCCATGCCGCCGGCCAGCCGGTCGTCGTCCAGGGCGGCCGCACCGGCATGACGCGCGGCGGCCTGCCGCGCGACGGCGAGCTGATCCTGTCGCTCGAACGCATGGCCGCGATCGAGGCGATCGACAGCGATGCCGGGTTGATGACGGTCGGGGCGGGCTGCGTGCTGGAGGTGGCGCAGCAGGCGGCGGCCGACGCAGGCTGGCGGCTGGCGGTCGACATCGGCGCGCGCGGAAGCTGCACGATCGGCGGGATGATCGCGACTAATGCCGGCGGCACCCAGGTGCTGCGCTACGGCATGATGCGCGACCAGGTGCTGGGGCTGGAGGCGGTGCTCGCCGACGGGACGATCATCTCGTCGCTCGGCGCGATGCTGAAGAACAACACCGGCTACGACCTGAAGCAATTCTTCATCGGATCGGAAGGGACGCTGGGGATCGTCACCCGCGCGGTGCTGCGGCTGCGCCCGCCCGCGATCGGACGGCAGACCGCGCTTTGCGCCGTCGCCGACTATGCCGCGGCGGTGCGGCTGCTGGCGCGGCTCGAACGGGCGATGCCGGGCCAGCTCTCGGCCTATGAGCTGATGTGGAGCGATTTCTTCGGCGCCGCCTGCGTCGCCAGCGGGCAGGGCTATCCGTTCGACGCGGCACACGAACTGGTCGTCCTCGTCGAGACCGAGAGCGGCGACGACGAGGCGCTGGCGGCGGCGCTGGAGGAGAGCTTCGCCGACGGCACGGTGCGCGACGCGCTGGTCGCCCGGTCGGAGCGCGACCACCAGCGCTTCTGGCGCTTCCGCGACGCGGTCGGCGAGCTGGTCGGGGCGATGGCGATCGTCGAGCCGTTCGACGTCAGCGCGCCGATCGGCGCGATCGGCGGCCTCGTCACCGAACTGCGCGCGCGGCTGGCCAGTGAGGTGCCGGGCAGCCGGCCGATCTGCTTCGGCCATATCGCCGACGGCAACCTCCACCTCGCGCTCGAACTGGCCGAGGAGGCGCAGCGGCCGGTGGCGGAGGCGATCGTCTACGACGCGGTGCGCGCGGCCGGCGGATCGGTCTCGGCCGAGCACGGCATCGGCATCCTCAAGCGCGCCTGGCTCGGCCATAGCCGCAGCGCCGCGGAAATCGCGATGATGCGGACGATCCGGGCGGCGCTCGATCCCAAGGGGATATTGAACCGGGGCCGGATATTCTAA
- a CDS encoding transcriptional regulator, MarR family (PFAM: regulatory protein, MarR), which produces MMDNALRDSPPPDATGFDPHDWPFFWMTQAVGRYLQRLETALKRVELDVSRWRVLMCLKEGQATSVSEIAELAIVKLPTMTKIVQRMQADGLVTCEARASDGRVTEVSLTDRGLAARQEAWTIANKLYVQAFRTIADDDKHRLNRLVESIFNNLSEW; this is translated from the coding sequence ATGATGGACAACGCCCTGCGTGACAGCCCTCCCCCCGACGCGACCGGGTTCGACCCGCACGACTGGCCGTTCTTCTGGATGACGCAGGCGGTGGGCCGCTATCTCCAGCGGCTGGAGACGGCGCTGAAGCGGGTCGAGCTCGACGTGTCGCGCTGGCGGGTGCTGATGTGCCTCAAGGAAGGCCAGGCGACGAGCGTGAGCGAGATCGCCGAACTGGCGATCGTCAAGCTGCCGACCATGACCAAGATCGTGCAGCGGATGCAGGCCGACGGCCTCGTTACCTGCGAGGCGCGGGCGTCGGACGGGCGAGTGACCGAGGTGTCGCTGACCGATCGCGGCCTCGCCGCGCGGCAGGAGGCCTGGACGATCGCCAACAAGCTCTACGTCCAAGCTTTCCGCACCATCGCGGACGACGACAAGCACCGCCTCAACCGGCTGGTGGAATCGATCTTCAACAATCTCAGCGAGTGGTGA